The nucleotide sequence ccggccctcgggccatGCTTTTGGAgcctgtcccccgagcaaaaCCCCACGCTGGGGATGCTCTAATGATGTAGAAGCTAAACTTATAATCAGAAAAAGCTGAAATATTTCTATGAACTTGCCATCAATTATcttttctacaaaaaaaaaaaaaaaaaaaaaaaaaaagacacgaGAGAACACACCACGATGCGAACAAAAATTAGCAAAAGTCGTCCGCTTTATTTCCAACACGTCTCTGCCTCCCAATATGAGAACTGTTGTTTTGGCGCGatctaccaccaccaccacaactcaGACAGTCCTCTGTAGCCATCGGTGtgaacttctctctctctctctctctctctctcttactttATATGTTGATTTTACTGATTCCAGTTCATTGGTTAATTGGTAGGCTTTCACTCCATTGTGCCTGAATCATGTAATTTATATCTTTTAATATTCATTTCAAATCAtcttaattttcatattttgctCACTTCTTCTCTCCCTCTCAGAAAAACCCCGCAACCGCtgtattgttttttagtttgcaaatattaatttttagggtTCCAGAAATTCGAAAAAATTGGTGTTGGTTTATTCTATAGCTAACGATATGCAAACTTCGGTTTTTGTGCGAACTTCGGTGTTCTGCACGACACTAGTGTAAGAGTTCAAAACTTATTTTAGATGTGAACATTACAACATGGCATACCGCGCAGTCTTTTCGAGTTCAGTTGAGGCATTTCATTGAACATTTGGTGGGCCTGTCGACATTTTGTTGGTACCTccaggtctttttttttttttatattttttttttaaaagacacCAGCTATCATCTGTACATAGCTCCGTTGAGTCTCGGTATGCCATGTTGGATCTCATAGGATTCTTGTAGGACCATACGAACCATTTTTTCCAGCTTCCGTAGGGATCCCGGACCCAATATGTGCATTAATGGATCCTCCGTTACATATATAGATGATTTTTTTGTATGCAATGATGAACCTTGAATGAGGAACTAAGCGTAGACGGTTTTAATTGTTGAAATTCGTTATTCAGATGGTCTTAGAATTAAGGGCATCCTTAAAGTAGCAAgaccatatatatatgcatagaTGAATCTTTTGCAAAAAGATCAACTTTTTTAACTTTAGAGCGTCTAATTTTCATATTCAAAACGTCTCTAATTAGAAAAATGAGGGACAAGCTAAAGAGGGATGTGTGAGAGGTTAAAATTGGTGTGTGAAAATCAACTCTTTCTTCTAATACACAAAATGCTTATGGTCATTGAATTGTCCAAAAGTAGTAAATCAGGGATGACACAATTCGCATCAAGTGTGGCAGTGTGCTTGTATCTTGTTCTTATAAGGAGAAGTTTCGGTTCCTTCATCTCTTGTTCTCTGGTTATACAGTTTGATATGTTGCATTTACATGCATCCTATGGTTAGTCTATTGGGAGCATTTAGAGGAAATGTTGAATATTCGATATGAAAATTCTATCGAGACATAAAATCGATGCAAAGGAGTTACATGGTAACCTTTCATTTCGGAGGATAGGTTTTGGCTATTGAAATGATGCAGAATAATATTTAGGATATTATTTATGCTCTTATTTATTATGGAATTAAGATTATCTACTGGTGTTGATATTTCCTTACAGCCTATATATCTGTGGTTATTGCAGAAATCTGAGGCATAGAGGGAAATAAAGGGAGAAACGAAAGACTAATCAGGTGGCCACTATGTCAACGACATACATTTTCCCACAACTTTCTTCTCTTTTCGTCACATCAATGTCAGTGATTAGCTTCACAATATTAAGCGTGTATGGGTTCTTGGAGCTAAGAGAAAAGCACTTACACTATTCCAAGTTCTGGAATTCCGGTTCTAAAACCTTCGCTGTAAAGGAAATCAAACTATCTAGTAGAACAGGCATGCTGATAGCTTATACTCCGGCATTTCTTGCAGCTGTAGCATCCTTTGTGATTTATCCTCAAGAGGATATCAGAATGCTGTTGCTGTCTTCGGCTCTGACAATTCACTTTTTGAAAAGGATTTTAGAGGTACTAGTACTACTTCCCCCACTTCCCCTTTATTCTTCTCTTTCCAGATATGGCCAAGAAATGCACAAGctcatttgatgattttttgagTATATAGTCTCCTCTAGCTAtattagtaaataaaaaaaaaaaaccccgaGAACTAGAAGGTTcgtagaaaaacacttcaacaGCTCAATTGGAGAAACGAAAACCTTCATAAAAAATCACTTTGTCATGCTCTAATTGATTCTTGGTTATGAAATTCCTTTTGTGTTCCAATGTAAGCTGGATGTAAGTTGGGGTTTGCTCAAAAGTATTgcgtttgaagtgtttttttctttctaaagtgTGATGTTATAAAGGGCTTATGCATGAAAATCCTTACCTAAAACGAGTCTGATATTTTATTGTTGCATGTAAACTAGTAAAACCTGGTGGCTAGGACTATTCAGCTCTATCCTCCAGGGAAGAAGTTTTAGCTTTTAATTATGGTTGGTATCATTAACAATAATTTCAACTATTATTCAAGTCACGGAAAATATGACCTTTCGTGTTTTCTAGGTTCTTTTTATTCACAAGTACAGCGGAGGAATGATCCTTGATAGCGCGGTTATCATCTCTCTTAGTTATGGTGTGTGTACTGCTAGCGTGACTTATGCTCAATCCTTAACGAAAGGGCTTCCAGAGCCATCAATCGATTTGAAGTACCTTGGCTGTCTGCTGTTTATACTGGGGATTTCTGGCAATTTCTACCATCATTGCCTTCTTTCGAGAATGAGGAGGTTAAAGGGTGACAAGGAATATAAGATTCCCAAGGGTGGTTTGTTTGGAATCATTATATGCCCTCACTATCTCTTTGAAATCATAGGATTTGTAGGGGTTGCTCTTATTTCTCAAACTCTGTATGGATTCTCCTTCACCATAGGTTCAGCGTTATACTTGATCGCCAGAAGCTACATGACGAGAAGATGGTATTTGTCCAAGTTTGAAGATTTTCCCAAAAATGTTAAGGCTCTCATTCCTTATGTTCTATAGAtcaaatgttttgaatttgattgtAATCGTTTATGTATAAATGATCTGTTTGGCTACTTAGGCCTCGTTCGGTATTGCTGTGTTTTTAGAAGAACTACTTATGTTttgttgtgagaataaacaaTTGTAAAATGAAGCAATAAGGTGCTTGGTAAACTCTAGTTGTAAACCAATGTGTTAAGTATTTGGTagatttttatataaaacagtTGTGAATgtataaaatgaccaaaatgagtATGGTGGTGGATGTGATCTTATCATGTTCATCTTTAGTTCTTTTTCTTAATCTTTTTCTTCGTTgcctcattttcttctttcttcattgCCTCCACCTTGCTTCTCTCCCATTTTTCTTCGTTGCTTCCCTCCATCCAATCCATGGCTTCGCCCTCACTCAATGTAACACTATCGTTAATAGGCAAATCCAGTATCTGTTTTATGTTAGCAAAGTGAAGTAACTACCAATATAGCAGTAAAAGTAAGACGTAAGGCGGATAGGCGAGTGAAGCGTAAGAACCTGCCCTTGGGTGGAGAGCAACGGCTGCAAATACCTCTTGAGGCTGAGGAGCAAACGGAGGAATCCGCCCGCGGATGCTCTCCCATCCCTCTCCACCAACCCCACCACCACAAATTCCCTTTTTCCAGATCAAACCAATAACACTTGGCTTTGAGAAAGTCAATTGAAGGCACCAAAACACAAGAATTCAATCTGTTGTCATGTCCGCAAAAGTTCAAGACGTTCTGCTTGAGGGATTTTTCCATTACAACAGCAGAATTCATTACCAAATTAGTAATTTAATCAAAAAGCATGGTAACTATTTTATAGTATGAGATGACATATTGTGCTTGAAACTACACTCTGCATCGTCTTCGTCGACCGTAAGTGCGTAGCTGCACGTCACCCTTGGACTCCTTACGATCACGGCAGAGTGGGCTCCCACAGAGACATCGAAACGCATTCATGGGATGATCAAACTCACAAAAGTCAATGCCATAGTCCTGCAGCAACAGAGACATATGAAAGCTGGACCTTGATACCAAACAAACACTAATAACATGTATTGGTGAACCCCTCTTACCCAAGTGAGCTCCTCCATAGCAGCAATGTTTCTTGTTGTGAAAAGGGCAAGCTGCAAGAAGGAAAAACATCAAGTAAGCTTGTGTTTACTGTATCCGTATGCAGAAATGCATTGACAAGTTCTAGTCGTAAAAACAAGATTGAAAGGACGAGGtcattaattttttagaaaTCATACATGATAATAGTGACGATCCGGGGTCTCCACTTCAACAGGAATCTCAACCAAGGTAGCATCAGAACACCTGAACAATAAATGTACTATTACTATACAATCAAGATACTGAAGAATAAAAACCGTTCAGGTATATATATACTCGACTGACGCTGAGACAGCTTGAATGAGAAACATGGTGTTTCAATAAAGAAATTATAATACATTCTGAGATGAATGATTCTTGTCCATGATCGTATTAATTACCATTCATTTAGTTTATTGAATGCCACACATTCGTCCAATATTTCAGATATTTATATTGCAGgataaagtttgaattttttttcgtttgTACAACAGATTAGTGACTGGACGATTAAGTTTGCATGCAATCTACGACAGAAAAAAGAAACTGGGCAGTCCACAGAAAAGATTTCATGTTCATGCCCAAGATATTTGTAGGGGAGTCCTGTTATGTAACCGGTTAACTTTGGCAGAAAAGGGTAACCTGAACTGAGTTGAGGATAAAGAAACTGAAAACCACGTAAAGGAAGAGCAGAGGATAAAGAAACTGGAAACAACGTAAAGGAACAGCAACTGTTATCATCGTTGTTGATCAAGTGCATCAGATTTCTTCCTATAAATGTACATAAATGTGTCTATATTAAGCCAAAATTACTTCGCCCGTAATAGTGCAAGTAGATATATCCAGTAAGAGGCAGAAATATTTTTAACATCAGCAGAAATAGAATATTGTTTCATCCCCTGCGGCGAAAAGCAAACTTGAAAAGCAAGAAAAGAAACACCAaacaataattattataacaaaAAAGTTCAATGTTGGCGGAAGGGGGAGGAGGAAGTGTCCTGTGTATATAGAGTATGAATGTTCACCTGTGATTGATAAATCTTGCAACATTTCCATAAACAGTAGCGTCCAAGCAAAGTGCCTCTTCATCTTTCAAGACACCCTTCATACCCCAGCCCGCATCTAGTGGCACTGCGTAATATGCATGCTTCTTACCAGTACTTGGCACATTTCGCTCATGTAGTTCTGTGTTGGTTAATATCTCTCCAACATACTCACAAACAAAAGCTCCTCTTGGCAAGTCCTCCAGTGTTCGAAGACCCCATCCTTTCCCTTCGGGTGTCAAAAATACCTGGAACATATAAACAACCACTCAAATGACTCTAGCATTTAAAACTGATTTAGCTCTAGCTATGTTATTAACTAGGGTTACAACTTATAACTGAAACTTACAGAGAATAACCTAACCTGCAACTTCCCCCTGATGCCTTGCTGAACAATACGGTTTCCACAGTTCTTATTGCATCCACATGTATGCCAGCACTCCTTAataaatttatgtaacaaatggCCTTTGCATGCCACAGAACTTTTCTCGTACTTAGACTTTTCGAGAGGGCACTCTCTACAATAGAAGCAGTGGTGTTGTATAGGTTCCCGCTTCAAGGCTATACATTTTTCCAGAAACTTCTCTTTGACCAATCCTCCTGGTGTGTAAGCAAACTGACCCCCAGTTTCAGAAGCACAGACACAAGGCATGGGCGATGTCAGACAATCCCCATAACAACGTGAATAGCAACTGTCATGAGACATACGACCAAGTGAAAATTTCACAGAGGCATTCTTATAAACTAAACTCTGACGGATGTAAAGAAAGTTTGGCAGATCTTCAACATTTTTTCCATCCTCCAAGGAAATTTTCACTCTCTCCTCACCTCTAGTTATGTCTTCAAAATAAACACCGGATTTTATAACTCCAATGGAAGAATGGTAGTCATGAGCAACCTCCTCCAACTTGCGTAACTTTGGAGATTTATGGCCTTGGAAAATCACTAATCTCTTTGCCGATTCACCACAGATGCTCTCAATATCCGTACTTGAAAAACCAATTAAGCGGTGAAGATCATTAAAACAGCCAAAAGCTATATGCTTGGGTATATGGGGAACGACCTTGATAAGATTCTGAAATACAAATAATTCGCTCGGGGAACTTAGAGTATTGCAATCATTGGCTTGATAATGAGATTCAAGAACATCTTGTGCATCAGAATTCTTTAACTCTGCTACATCTCTGGAAATTGTACTTTCATCAAAAGTGGAATCAAATCCTGTCTCCACTAAGCATTCTCTGACCCTGTACGATTTCATGCATGTCTCTTCCAATAATTCTAGAGCTTCATCAGAATGTGGAAGATCGAAATCAGAATGTAGAGAAGGGTGACAAATCAAAGACATTTCGAGCTCTCCCTTTGGAGGAGATGATTCAACATCAAACAGCGACAAATCTAAAACAGCTCCTCTACTCTCCACAGTGGATGATTTCACTTCCAAGAACTTCAAGCCACCGTCatcaaaatctgaaaaactATCTTCACACATCATATTGAGACTTTCTTCCAGCTGTGTATTGCGATTACGTACAGGACTGAAGTTATTCCCACTAACCAAAACCTCTCCTTCTTGGAGTCTCCGGCAACTTCTTCTCACTAGTGGTTGAGAGTCTTCAGATTCCTCAGAATCCTCATTCTGATGTGCCATTTTTGATGGAGTTTCTACAAGGCAAGGTGTGGCGCATTTCAAAGGGGACAATGCTTGTTTTGTCTGTTGCCTTGTGCAATATCTCTTGATTGGAAGttgaacatcttcagttttaCCATGAGATGGAGCTGCTTTGTTCTTACGTTTCACAGCCTGGCACAAAATTATATGAAACACGAAAACACTAGAATATAAGCATGCAagtgggaaaagaaaaagaactatAATGTCTATAAATGCCGTCTGCATTGTCAACGAGAGCTCCATGACATGAAACTTCACAACCACGAATCAAAAAGTACTCACCTTTGATTCACATATCGAAACTCCTTTGCCCTTTTGTTCCACTATCTAATGAATGAAGCATGAGGACCAAGCATAAGCATAACGTATACGTAGAAATGAAGCGCGAAAAAAGAAACGATTCAGTTGAAACATTTTCATAGTTCCCTCCTATGACATATATACAAGATGAGAGTAATTAAAGACAAAatctaataataataacaagcATTCAACAAGCCAAACATCCCATGACAAAATTCGATAAGGAAAACAATACTACCTCTTCGTCTGCCTctgcctcttcctcttcctcttccttgttgttgTCAGTGTCACCTTCCAATAAAAACTCAAGCAGCACTCTGTGATTGTCCTCCACAATAAGCTCCCAGTTGTTCTCATACAATTTCAGAAGTTCCATAACCCCCGCCCTCGTTCGAACTTCCGAAATGCCAAACTCCTTCATTGCACGGCAGGCATCAGCCGCCATCTTTCGATTTTTCTTCGGCATTGGCGGCATGGGTACTGAACTTCTTTAAGCTGTAACTGTCACATCCAAAAGAACCCTAATTAAAATTACTAACCCTCAATGCATTATACTGGAGTGAGTGACTGGCAAATTCAACTAAATCACCATAATTTGATCCAAAAAATGGCaaatatatttgtgaaaaatGACCTGAATCACACTGTAACGCCAACAAATAGAGAGAAAGcaaaaagattcaaactttgaacccccaaaagagaaacaaaacgATGAAGCAGCAACTGGGAATGAAGAAAGAAGCCATTTTACAAATTAACAACCACACAAATGAATagtacatatacatacatatatatatatatatatataatgatgaGGGAAAGGAGAGTTTGTATGTATACCTCTGTTATATACGAAATGAAGAACTCGGTGACTCTCACTGTCAGCAGTGCTTGTAagcttgtctctctctctcctctctcaacTCTGTCtgaggaagaaggaagaagttCAAGGCTCTAGACTTAAGAGAGAAGGAGGTGGTAGATGAAAAGTgaaaatagaaatttttttgGGGAAATACTTTAACGATAAAAATGAACATGTCCGATaatgtttcattaaaatttCTAATATTTAATCATActttgtaatatataatttaatgattaatgattaataattaattattactttaaacattaattaatgtatttatcTTCTATTGACAAATTACTTCCGTGTTGATTAAGATATTTACAAATAGCTTAAATGTGAATTAATGGACTGATGGTTGGTGTACTTTGTCCTGCGCTGCCAGAGCCAGTTTATATTTTCTATGTGAAATTTTATCATTAAGGTGACAgtgattttttttctatattaaCCGTTAGATGTATTTTAATCTGACGATTGAGAAAGAATTTCTGGGGATTTTAACAACAATCCCGATGGATTGTGGGTGTGGtgattcatgcaaacaaagaagcatataaataaatttgtatCGAACTCATTAATTGATAATATTGAAATAGTTCAATTATTTATCTGAGCATGCAAGGTTATTTTTTTCATTGACATGACATTAAGAATCTCTAAGAATATAAAAAACATATCTAATCCCCATATGGATCAGATTATGTGTCTCGTGGAGTAAATATGGTCGATTTCAACAAGGTTTGTAAACATTGCCTATCATTCTGGAGCTTAATAGGATGTGGTGACATTGTTGATCCGTTTAGACGGCTTAGTTCGATTGGAACCGTTGACTCCATAACAGGACTTCTgaaatatttatttatcaatCCGCCTTACTCCAACCCAATAAAATTCATCATTCACGCGCCTATTAGTTGTCAACATTTTACACAATCCTAAGACAAACCCCAAGTACACAATAGATAACAAAGAATACTCAAGCttgaaccaaaaacaaaatatgcAAAATTGTTCTTAGTACTTTGGTTTTTCAATGAAAAAGGTGGAGATGGTATACTTTGTGGGAATCTTCATCTTCGTTTTCTTTGAGAATTCGTCCTCAATTTATAGATGTTTAAGTGTCTCACAAAAGACATGTCTAAtcatttgaatttaatttcaaaCTCCTTAAACATTGTTCTAAAATCCATGAGTAGCGCCATTTAGGCCTCGTCTAGATGCTAGGTGGCTGGCCACCACTCCAATTAATCTTTAGGTGTctaaaaattaagaattcaTGCATAGAGCTACCTACGCCCTCACTTAGGTCGTGACTCTCACTTAGgcagaaaatagataattttcatcatgcattttatatttaaaaaaaaattgtaagatACTTGTTGAATATTTGGATGAACaatcattatatgtttgtttcctatgttttcaatatgttttagtactttgtaatttatatattattctattttgcaatttatgtatcctaatacaattttgtatttttttaagtcTAAATAACCtttatttatatgttacaaataaatttaattttttttttaacaaacgatattatctacattagggGGAGGGGGtcacttagcctcacaatatgctagcaataatgtagaaTTGAACCTacaacctctcacttacaagtgaagaagaatatcactagaccatagtactaaatgacgttgctaataaatttaattaaaataaaaaaaaaccgccTAAGCCCCCATTTAGACTTGCCTAGACGCCTAGGCGAGCCCCTGCCTAATGCTCAACTAACACTAAGCGCCTTTAGAACCTTGCTTAAACatgtatttaaaatgattttaacATTACATAGAAGTATCAAAGCtttagccacttagtactacggtctgatgatattcctcttcacttggaaatgagaagtcttaggttcgaatctcgtggatgacaaattcgataccaaattagattgcccattgtgtggcttagccgaaatcctcttctttctaaggtaaaaatatcgatgtactaaaaaaaaatatatatatatctcaaagCTTTAAACCAAACAGACACGACTCATCCTCCGAAGGGATGCGATCGGTAGCCCAATTTCTCCTACCGGTAAAATCATTCTAAAAACTTTTATTTCGAAAATTTTCTAACAATTTaagtgacttaaattgacgaaaaattaaatagaatagctttgaaattgtagtcaatttggatttcaaatgattttaaaagacttttttAAGTGACAGATTTCAAATGATTGTAGAAGCTTTACAACTTTGAAATGGATTTTTAAGGATTCTTATGGATTTTGATTAAAGATTTGAAAGGATTCTTACGGACTTTGATTAATGATTTGAATAGATTTTGAGAGACTCtcttgtcattttaaaattaattttaaataaaaaataagataaactttgaaaaaataatGAAGAGTTGTGCCCAGTTCTCCCAAGTAACCCCAATCCTCCATGATCCTCCACTAGTAGGaaagttcaaatacaaattaaGCTTCCCAAAGTCTACCTTCCACCATAATCATTCATGAAAGTAGGATTCAGAAGGATTCCAAGGGTAGATAAAATGGTTGGGTTGAAGGCTTCCCGTGTATATTCAAGTCAACATAATGAACTCGATATACTTGGAATTAAGACCATGATATATCATATAATAATAGTAGAAAGAAGACAAGAGGACAATTGAGTAGTTAGGAAATTGTATGATTGAATCGAATTCTATaaaccaaaataataatttgattaaaaaacaaaatagaaagcAAACCCAGGTGAGAGATCAGATTCAGCACCTTGTTGGGTGGGTGGCCAAGACGCCAGAAGGAAGGAAGTATGGAAGGATGGGTTTCCGAGAGAAAATGGAGTGTGCGAAAGAAAGTTCGAGTTGCAGaatggagagaaagagagaaagaaagtgaGAGGATTGAAAAGAAATCTTAGGGGTGGTGTTAGGATTTTGTTATGCTTACCATCCCTTAACAAATCATACAAAAATCTCTTATTGAAtgaaatccttcaaaatctatGAATGTTTGAATAACTATAGATTTGCATGGTCCCTATAAAAActctttaaaattttagtttactaCACTAGGATTCTAAAGCCTTTTACAATCCCTTAATTGACTACCCATGTATTTGAAGGGACTTTTTTACAATCCTAATTTTCACTCGGGTAATAATTTAGAAACTGTATTAgcagtttatattattttaataaattaaatattttttttgagaaaaataaatttaatattttaaacaaaggaattattattagcactccaaaaatttcattctatatTCCAAACTTTCtgtattaagaaagaaaaatatatatagtgatgagtgtagaataaaatttttaaaatactaataCACTTCGCTTAAAcaatactaaattattatgTGTGAAAGTCTATATTTGTATTTGGTTAAACAAAAAAGTCACGTGTGAAAGGTAGCACGTGGGATGCAAAGCGAAACGGCACAACGATTGGATTGTGCCATTCTGTTGCGAATTATTGAAGCCCACACACGAATTTCCATCGTCGCAACCCGAAACACGATTGCCGTCCCGCTTTTCTTTTCGCTCCTTTCTCAACAAACCCACCCGAGTTTCAACTTCCGATCCCGAATTGTACTTTCCGAGTCCGACCCACTTCTATACGTTTAGCTCGTCTTCTTCCCTGCAATTGTCGTTTTCGGGTCTTGGATCTACTTTCTCGGAAGACCAGTCCGATATTTCGGAGTCGGAAAATCTCGGCTTGTTGGAAAGCTTCAAGTAAGTGCTTTGTGTTAATTTTCAAGTGAATATGAGATGA is from Pyrus communis chromosome 10, drPyrComm1.1, whole genome shotgun sequence and encodes:
- the LOC137748194 gene encoding uncharacterized protein, coding for MSTTYIFPQLSSLFVTSMSVISFTILSVYGFLELREKHLHYSKFWNSGSKTFAVKEIKLSSRTGMLIAYTPAFLAAVASFVIYPQEDIRMLLLSSALTIHFLKRILEVLFIHKYSGGMILDSAVIISLSYGVCTASVTYAQSLTKGLPEPSIDLKYLGCLLFILGISGNFYHHCLLSRMRRLKGDKEYKIPKGGLFGIIICPHYLFEIIGFVGVALISQTLYGFSFTIGSALYLIARSYMTRRWYLSKFEDFPKNVKALIPYVL
- the LOC137748876 gene encoding probable inactive histone-lysine N-methyltransferase SUVR2; translation: MPPMPKKNRKMAADACRAMKEFGISEVRTRAGVMELLKLYENNWELIVEDNHRVLLEFLLEGDTDNNKEEEEEEAEADEEIVEQKGKGVSICESKAVKRKNKAAPSHGKTEDVQLPIKRYCTRQQTKQALSPLKCATPCLVETPSKMAHQNEDSEESEDSQPLVRRSCRRLQEGEVLVSGNNFSPVRNRNTQLEESLNMMCEDSFSDFDDGGLKFLEVKSSTVESRGAVLDLSLFDVESSPPKGELEMSLICHPSLHSDFDLPHSDEALELLEETCMKSYRVRECLVETGFDSTFDESTISRDVAELKNSDAQDVLESHYQANDCNTLSSPSELFVFQNLIKVVPHIPKHIAFGCFNDLHRLIGFSSTDIESICGESAKRLVIFQGHKSPKLRKLEEVAHDYHSSIGVIKSGVYFEDITRGEERVKISLEDGKNVEDLPNFLYIRQSLVYKNASVKFSLGRMSHDSCYSRCYGDCLTSPMPCVCASETGGQFAYTPGGLVKEKFLEKCIALKREPIQHHCFYCRECPLEKSKYEKSSVACKGHLLHKFIKECWHTCGCNKNCGNRIVQQGIRGKLQVFLTPEGKGWGLRTLEDLPRGAFVCEYVGEILTNTELHERNVPSTGKKHAYYAVPLDAGWGMKGVLKDEEALCLDATVYGNVARFINHRCSDATLVEIPVEVETPDRHYYHLALFTTRNIAAMEELTWDYGIDFCEFDHPMNAFRCLCGSPLCRDRKESKGDVQLRTYGRRRRCRV